The following proteins are co-located in the Sporolactobacillus pectinivorans genome:
- a CDS encoding NAD(P)H-dependent oxidoreductase: protein MHVLVIYAHPDRQSFNQAIYQEVVKGLKDGGQLFDTIDLYEEAFNPVLQFSQAKKKATLDSEDSDPKMARYRQMIDSADHLIFIYPIWWYGMPAILKGFIDRVFISGYAYKYVHNIPKGLLRGKSATLIYTMDSPAFYTRLFRQSIEWRSVKRPIFYFCGIRPVKRLMFPGVRTSSEKTRKKWLRKIYLLTLRMK from the coding sequence ATGCATGTACTTGTAATTTATGCTCATCCTGATCGTCAGAGTTTCAATCAGGCTATTTATCAGGAAGTTGTAAAAGGGCTCAAAGACGGCGGGCAGTTATTTGACACGATTGACTTATATGAAGAAGCATTCAATCCGGTGCTTCAATTCAGTCAGGCAAAAAAGAAAGCCACATTAGATAGTGAAGATAGTGATCCGAAAATGGCACGTTACCGGCAGATGATCGACAGCGCGGATCACCTGATTTTTATCTATCCGATCTGGTGGTATGGGATGCCGGCAATATTAAAGGGATTTATTGACCGGGTGTTCATATCGGGATATGCCTATAAGTACGTTCACAATATTCCCAAAGGGTTGCTGCGGGGAAAGTCGGCAACTTTGATTTACACAATGGATTCTCCGGCTTTTTATACCCGGCTGTTCCGGCAAAGCATCGAATGGCGATCAGTCAAAAGGCCGATTTTCTATTTTTGCGGGATCAGGCCGGTAAAAAGGCTGATGTTCCCCGGAGTGAGGACCAGCAGCGAAAAGACAAGAAAAAAGTGGTTGAGAAAAATTTATCTGCTAACTCTGAGAATGAAATGA
- a CDS encoding TIGR02206 family membrane protein — protein sequence MENLIRPETYKKSFELFSVQHVLTLCVIGLLALLLVIYRRGLRTPGWKSSIRYTLAAILVISEISYQIWTISFGKWALRSSLPIQVSDLAVLLAAIMLITKSYRLFSLLYFAGIGSSIQALLTPDLGSYAFPHFRYIEFFSAHGCMILSCLYMIVVEGYRPRYQSLWFTFLILNVYGAGIFFFDWLTDANYLYLMRKPSASLLNFLGPWPWYLLSLEVVTLLIFHFLYLLLKIRPKC from the coding sequence ATGGAAAACCTGATTAGGCCGGAGACATACAAAAAGTCTTTCGAACTTTTTTCAGTGCAGCATGTGCTGACGCTGTGTGTTATCGGATTGTTAGCGCTTTTGCTTGTCATATACCGCCGCGGGTTGAGAACGCCGGGCTGGAAGTCGAGTATTCGTTATACATTGGCGGCTATTCTTGTCATTTCAGAAATCAGTTATCAGATTTGGACAATCAGCTTCGGAAAATGGGCACTTCGGTCGTCTCTGCCGATTCAAGTCAGCGATCTTGCCGTCCTGTTGGCAGCGATTATGCTGATTACCAAGAGTTACCGTTTGTTCAGTCTGCTCTATTTTGCAGGAATCGGGAGCTCTATCCAGGCATTGCTGACACCTGACCTCGGAAGTTACGCATTTCCACATTTTCGCTATATTGAATTTTTTTCAGCACATGGCTGTATGATTCTTTCCTGTCTTTACATGATTGTAGTTGAGGGCTACCGTCCGCGTTACCAGTCACTATGGTTTACATTTCTGATTCTCAATGTATACGGAGCCGGCATCTTCTTCTTTGACTGGCTGACGGATGCCAACTACCTGTATTTGATGCGAAAACCTTCGGCATCTCTGCTGAATTTCCTTGGACCTTGGCCATGGTATCTACTGTCGCTCGAAGTCGTTACACTGCTGATATTTCATTTCCTCTACCTTCTTTTAAAAATACGACCAAAGTGTTAA
- a CDS encoding MDR family MFS transporter, with translation MSNQTVGTETQNIRRGPITVALIIGAFVAILNETFLNIALADLMHTFNISATTVQWLATSYMLVIGILMPVTALLTGWFTTRQMFLGAMGLFLLGTIICGVAPSFGFLLVGRVVQAAGSGLLMPVMMNTILYIYPPEKRGAAMGLIGLVIMFAPALGPTLSGLIISALSWRWLFYLVMPLAVFSILFAAYFLKNVSEVTRPKVEIPSIVLSTIGFGGLVYGMGSGSEGGWLGPAFMIAGTVSLVLFVWRQLTIQNPILDLRAFKYPMFALATIILILVMMTLFSTMILLPLYMQKVMLLTSFGAGLVLLPGGLINGVLSPLMGKLFDKFGPRWLVIPGMIVMSIVIWLLSRLTSSENSLYIIILYAALLIGMAMVMMPVSTTGLNQLPKKMYPHGTAIMNTLQQVAGGIGTALFVGIMASGSQAYLSRSANPTASDQMLNALVSGMNRAFLISMLIAVASLLLSLFLKRTTAPEEEQAGE, from the coding sequence ATGAGCAATCAGACCGTCGGCACGGAAACACAGAATATCAGAAGAGGGCCAATAACCGTGGCCCTGATCATTGGTGCATTCGTCGCAATATTAAATGAAACTTTTCTTAATATCGCTTTGGCCGATTTAATGCATACCTTTAACATATCGGCAACAACCGTTCAATGGCTTGCGACATCGTATATGCTGGTCATCGGCATCCTGATGCCTGTGACCGCGCTTCTGACCGGATGGTTTACGACCCGGCAGATGTTTCTTGGTGCTATGGGTCTCTTTTTATTGGGGACGATTATTTGCGGCGTCGCACCCAGCTTCGGTTTCCTGCTGGTTGGCCGAGTGGTTCAGGCCGCGGGATCCGGGCTGCTGATGCCGGTCATGATGAATACGATTCTATACATTTATCCTCCTGAAAAGCGCGGGGCAGCGATGGGGCTGATCGGGCTTGTGATCATGTTTGCCCCTGCACTCGGGCCGACTCTGTCTGGCTTGATCATCTCTGCCCTTTCTTGGCGCTGGTTGTTTTATCTTGTCATGCCTCTGGCTGTTTTTTCAATTCTGTTTGCCGCTTATTTTTTGAAAAATGTATCAGAAGTAACCCGGCCTAAGGTTGAAATTCCATCGATTGTTCTATCGACGATCGGTTTTGGCGGACTTGTGTACGGTATGGGATCCGGTTCCGAAGGCGGCTGGCTGGGCCCGGCTTTCATGATTGCCGGAACTGTCTCACTGGTTCTGTTTGTCTGGCGTCAGCTGACCATTCAAAATCCGATTCTTGATTTACGGGCTTTTAAATATCCGATGTTTGCTCTTGCAACGATTATCCTAATTCTTGTGATGATGACTTTATTCTCAACGATGATTCTTTTGCCACTCTATATGCAGAAGGTGATGCTTCTCACCTCATTTGGCGCGGGACTGGTACTGTTGCCTGGGGGATTAATCAACGGGGTTCTCTCACCGTTGATGGGCAAACTTTTCGACAAGTTTGGGCCAAGATGGCTGGTCATACCCGGTATGATAGTTATGAGCATTGTGATATGGCTGCTCAGCAGGCTTACATCTTCGGAAAATTCTCTTTACATTATTATCCTGTATGCGGCGCTGCTCATCGGAATGGCAATGGTCATGATGCCTGTTTCCACAACTGGATTGAATCAATTACCGAAAAAAATGTATCCGCACGGGACAGCAATCATGAATACGCTGCAGCAGGTAGCCGGAGGGATCGGAACGGCACTTTTTGTCGGCATTATGGCTTCCGGATCGCAGGCCTATCTGAGCCGGTCGGCCAATCCAACAGCATCCGATCAAATGCTTAACGCACTGGTGTCGGGAATGAATCGGGCATTTCTGATATCCATGCTGATTGCGGTGGCTTCATTGCTTCTTTCTTTGTTTTTAAAACGGACAACAGCGCCGGAAGAAGAGCAGGCGGGGGAGTAA